One genomic segment of Catalinimonas alkaloidigena includes these proteins:
- a CDS encoding TPM domain-containing protein, with protein sequence MSQSLITKEEALQIKNAVTKAEELSGGDIVPVISRQSSWYEYTLWRAGALFSLLTAIVLTIIYLSSDTLLWFPPYLWLLICTTGGIAGATLTESFSFIKRFFISKESLKQQAESRAKQLFVEQSISHTEQRTGILLYISFFEKHAIILPDIGISEIVDQNVWDEILLKLVNDMKNGAYASAICHAIVSCGKVLEESGIQKVIEDDNELPDKVHIDE encoded by the coding sequence ATGTCCCAGTCCCTTATCACTAAAGAAGAAGCATTACAAATCAAAAATGCAGTAACAAAGGCTGAAGAACTTTCGGGAGGAGATATTGTCCCGGTAATTTCGCGTCAGTCTTCCTGGTATGAGTACACGCTCTGGCGTGCGGGAGCGCTTTTCTCTCTACTGACTGCAATCGTACTCACCATCATTTACCTGAGCTCTGACACTTTGCTTTGGTTTCCTCCCTATTTATGGTTGCTCATTTGTACTACCGGAGGCATAGCAGGGGCTACGCTTACTGAGTCATTCTCTTTTATAAAACGTTTTTTTATCAGCAAAGAAAGTTTAAAGCAACAGGCCGAGAGCAGGGCAAAACAACTGTTTGTAGAACAATCCATCAGCCATACTGAGCAGCGTACCGGTATTCTTCTTTATATCAGTTTCTTTGAAAAGCATGCTATTATTTTACCCGATATCGGTATTAGTGAGATCGTTGACCAGAACGTATGGGATGAAATTTTACTTAAGCTGGTCAACGATATGAAAAATGGTGCATACGCCTCCGCTATTTGTCATGCTATTGTTAGTTGTGGTAAAGTACTGGAAGAAAGCGGCATACAAAAGGTGATTGAGGATGATAATGAATTACCGGATAAAGTGCATATAGATGAATAA
- a CDS encoding TPM domain-containing protein — protein MNKRLPNLRRWLMLLFILSFHASWTQEVPYLSARVNDYADLIPDPQERLLEEKLYNFEQQSTHQLVILTINSLEGGDLEDFAVRTFEKWKLGQASKDNGVLLLISSEDRKLRIEVGYGLEPYLTDAQASRIIRDVVVPYFRQDSYAEGITAGADAIIRQIEGTGELPEPQEGSGGGSSFFHWLLTAIMSVIALGLVLFLVKRHRRNRPRVSPETGLPMKKLSEKEEDIHLDPGQQVEESIGSVDYDVWVSGKENDILIIPYKNFWEQSYTTCPKCGYRTYYRKATKVIKSATYAHHGKGERIYACKHCDYTQHKAYRIPKLQKQKTVIIPTGGGGNFGRGGGFSGGGGFSGGGFSGGGGFSGGGGASGSW, from the coding sequence ATGAATAAGCGCTTACCCAATCTTCGCAGATGGTTAATGCTGTTGTTCATCCTAAGCTTCCATGCTTCCTGGACCCAGGAAGTTCCTTACCTCTCCGCCCGTGTCAACGATTATGCCGATCTGATACCTGATCCACAAGAGAGGCTACTGGAAGAGAAGTTGTATAACTTTGAACAACAAAGTACGCATCAGCTTGTCATACTCACCATCAACAGCCTGGAGGGCGGTGATCTGGAAGACTTTGCAGTACGCACCTTTGAAAAATGGAAGCTGGGACAAGCCAGTAAAGATAATGGTGTGCTCTTACTCATCTCTTCCGAAGATCGTAAACTTCGTATAGAGGTGGGCTACGGACTGGAGCCTTATCTCACAGATGCCCAGGCCAGCCGTATCATTCGTGATGTGGTCGTACCTTACTTCCGTCAGGATAGTTATGCAGAGGGCATTACCGCTGGCGCAGATGCAATTATTCGTCAAATTGAAGGCACAGGGGAACTGCCTGAACCACAGGAGGGCAGCGGGGGTGGAAGTAGTTTTTTCCATTGGTTGCTTACTGCTATCATGAGCGTGATTGCATTGGGGCTCGTATTATTTCTGGTCAAAAGACACCGCAGAAACCGCCCCAGAGTAAGTCCTGAGACAGGCCTGCCCATGAAGAAACTGAGTGAGAAAGAGGAGGATATCCATCTGGACCCAGGACAGCAGGTGGAAGAATCTATCGGCTCGGTGGATTATGATGTCTGGGTATCAGGAAAAGAAAATGATATACTCATCATTCCCTACAAAAACTTCTGGGAGCAGTCGTACACTACATGTCCTAAATGCGGATATAGAACCTATTACCGTAAAGCTACCAAAGTAATTAAAAGTGCTACGTATGCCCATCATGGTAAGGGTGAGAGAATATATGCCTGTAAGCACTGCGATTACACCCAACATAAAGCGTATCGTATCCCCAAGCTCCAAAAGCAAAAAACCGTTATTATTCCCACCGGTGGCGGAGGAAACTTCGGACGTGGCGGGGGCTTTAGCGGAGGAGGCGGGTTTTCAGGGGGAGGATTTAGTGGAGGTGGTGGTTTTAGTGGCGGCGGCGGAGCATCTGGCAGTTGGTAA
- a CDS encoding YceI family protein, whose amino-acid sequence MKSLKLIASVALIASVLVSFTLPTKVESYNVDAEQSTLIWTGRKVTGEHTGTINIKEGNLEVNGEKLEGGSFTIDMSTIENADLEGEYKGKLEGHLKSDDFFGVASHPTAQFVITQARAQENGQYEITGDLTIKNITNEVTFPAEVKVSGNQVTADAKIVVDRSKYNVRYGSGSFFDNLGDKTIYDEFDLEVSLVANTAVGK is encoded by the coding sequence ATGAAATCACTTAAACTTATTGCAAGCGTTGCACTCATTGCTTCAGTACTGGTATCTTTTACCCTGCCTACCAAAGTAGAATCTTATAATGTAGATGCTGAGCAAAGCACACTCATATGGACAGGGCGTAAGGTAACCGGAGAGCATACGGGAACCATTAATATCAAAGAAGGAAATCTGGAGGTAAATGGCGAAAAGCTTGAAGGCGGAAGCTTTACCATTGATATGAGCACAATTGAGAATGCCGATCTGGAAGGCGAATATAAAGGTAAACTGGAAGGGCATCTCAAATCTGATGACTTTTTTGGCGTAGCCAGCCATCCTACTGCTCAATTTGTCATCACCCAGGCCAGGGCCCAGGAAAATGGACAGTACGAAATCACTGGTGACCTGACAATCAAAAATATTACCAACGAAGTGACTTTTCCTGCTGAAGTAAAAGTAAGCGGAAATCAGGTAACTGCCGACGCTAAAATTGTAGTAGACCGTTCAAAATACAATGTACGCTATGGTTCAGGAAGCTTCTTTGATAATCTGGGAGATAAGACCATCTATGATGAGTTTGACCTGGAAGTAAGCCTGGTAGCCAATACTGCCGTAGGTAAATAA
- a CDS encoding glutathione synthetase, protein MKIAFVINSIETEKEGYTTIYLALSAYKMGHEVFIIGVGDLGYTSDGHMVARAKSVKEHKYKSSSTFLKDLRNAETTHISSVDLDVIFLRNNPADDMNERNWAQNAPYIFAQIALKDNVIVLNHPGSLSDAINKMYFQHFPEILRPRTIITRDPKEIHAFFKDEKEKMILKPLQGSGGANVFMVDSKSKSNLNQIIEAISRDGYIIAQEYLPKAKEGDTRLFLMNGKPLQCNGKYAGLRRVNHADEIRSNIHAGGQPKKAEVTEEMLQLVEVLRPKLVQDGMFLVGVDIVGDKLMEVNVFSPGGLNLMSQMYEVDYGSKIIRAIEKKVYYRNTYDGAIDNKTVNTL, encoded by the coding sequence ATGAAGATAGCATTCGTCATTAATAGTATAGAAACAGAAAAGGAAGGGTATACTACGATATACCTTGCTCTTTCAGCGTATAAAATGGGCCATGAAGTATTTATCATTGGCGTAGGTGACCTGGGGTATACCTCAGACGGACATATGGTAGCCCGTGCCAAGTCGGTAAAAGAACATAAATACAAATCATCCTCTACTTTTCTTAAAGATTTGCGGAATGCAGAAACCACCCATATCAGTTCAGTAGATCTGGATGTAATATTTCTGAGAAATAATCCGGCCGATGATATGAACGAAAGAAACTGGGCACAGAACGCACCCTACATCTTTGCGCAGATTGCGCTGAAAGATAATGTGATCGTTTTGAACCATCCCGGAAGTTTGTCGGATGCCATCAATAAGATGTACTTTCAGCACTTTCCTGAAATTCTGCGTCCCAGGACCATTATTACCCGTGATCCCAAAGAAATACACGCATTTTTTAAAGATGAGAAGGAAAAGATGATACTTAAACCTTTGCAGGGTTCGGGAGGAGCCAATGTATTTATGGTTGACAGTAAGTCAAAGAGTAATCTTAACCAGATCATCGAAGCCATAAGCAGAGATGGTTATATCATTGCCCAGGAGTATTTGCCCAAAGCCAAGGAAGGTGATACCCGCCTGTTCCTGATGAACGGTAAACCCTTGCAGTGTAATGGCAAATACGCAGGCTTGCGAAGGGTAAATCATGCCGATGAGATTAGAAGTAACATTCATGCGGGTGGACAACCCAAAAAAGCAGAAGTCACTGAAGAAATGTTACAATTGGTAGAGGTACTGCGTCCGAAACTGGTACAGGACGGAATGTTTCTGGTAGGTGTAGACATCGTAGGAGATAAGCTGATGGAAGTAAATGTATTCAGTCCGGGAGGACTCAATCTGATGTCGCAGATGTATGAAGTTGATTACGGCAGTAAGATCATCAGGGCGATAGAGAAAAAAGTGTATTACCGTAATACCTATGATGGAGCTATTGACAATAAGACGGTCAATACACTGTAA